The Neodiprion virginianus isolate iyNeoVirg1 chromosome 5, iyNeoVirg1.1, whole genome shotgun sequence genome contains a region encoding:
- the LOC124304323 gene encoding chondroadherin-like isoform X1 — MKSKRSSYGMAAGWWVLRVQFVAVMVAVMTGVSGLCPARCKCDDEFLRVSCISTGLDVVPIQLNPEIRHINLAGNRVTSLHLTFGFYGNLETLDLSSNLIHTLGSDNFNLQQNLLSLNVSFNSVQTISKNAFHGLNALRELDLSGNNITEIDKQALRFTSELESLNLSRNSLTSLPDGLLKNLHKIRTLVLNKNPLLEAPANNLALAPSLENLNLAYNLIQELHRDSLSSLPSLITLDLANNVIRGISEDAFDRLPGLLRLDLSGNNLTSVPTAPLSKLTMLSKLILSRNPLGSLQTIAFQNLFELRDLELEECLIARIHARSFADNINLEQISLDGNTELEELPERILYGARYLKSVSLRRCSLATLQPTQFPVDTLASFQAGGNPLLCNCSIQWLWNVIRSEEHRNESRLKVDSLDIVCADEEFKGKRLISLPESSLRCHLSPLYLSLFASGCLITTAAILALIVYVTKAKRKKQPAYTAPRPELLVYVGQGSELDKNTESYSRRLIAQLEEVGYNSPGKMQWDAQLARPSRDAKDFNLYETPQYARPSVHETSTGVLVRPQRSTDILDPYARQDEAYAVADVTSLQEEAPEVLSLYHMQSSTNRSNFPPVVDYDAPFHYQKQKPHIVFV; from the exons ATGAA GAGCAAAAGAAGTTCATATGGAATGGCAGCCGGCTGGTGGGTGTTACGGGTGCAGTTCGTGGCGGTAATGGTGGCCGTCATGACGGGCGTTAGTGGTCTTTGTCCGGCACGGTGTAAGTGCGACGACGAGTTTTTGCGCGTATCTTGCATCTCGACTGGCCTCGACGTCGTTCCTATTCAACTGAACCCGGAAATCCGGCACATCAACCTGGCCGGCAATAGAGTGACCAGTCTTCATCTGACCTTTGGGTTCTACGGCAATCTCGAGACCCTCGACCTCAGCTCGAACCTCATCCACACTCTAGGCTCTGACAATTTTAATCTCCAGCAGAACCTGCTCTCCCTAAACGTTAGCTTCAACTCCGTCCAGACGATTTCCAAGAACGCATTTCACGGCCTCAACGCCCTCAGGGAACTTGATCTTAGTGGGAACAACATAACGGAAATCGACAAGCAAGCACTCAGGTTCACCAGCGAATTGGAATCGTTGAATCTTAGCAGAAACTCCCTCACAAGTCTTCCAGATGGCCTGCTCAAGAACCTCCACAAAATCCGCACCCTGGTGCTGAACAAAAATCCTCTTCTTGAGGCTCCCGCCAACAACCTGGCTCTCGCGCCAAGCTTAGAAAACCTTAACCTCGCCTACAACCTCATACAAGAACTCCACAGAGACTCTCTGTCCTCCCTTCCGTCCCTGATCACTCTGGACCTTGCAAACAACGTGATAAGAGGCATTAGTGAGGACGCATTCGACCGTCTTCCGGGACTTTTGCGTCTCGATTTATCCGGGAACAACTTGACCTCGGTACCAACTGCTCCTCTTTCCAAACTGACCATGCTGTCGAAGCTGATACTCAGCCGAAATCCTCTAGGATCCCTCCAGACGATCGCCTTCCAAAACCTGTTTGAGCTTCGTGACCTTGAACTCGAGGAGTGCTTAATAGCGCGGATTCACGCCAGGTCATTCGCGGACAACATTAATCTCGAGCAGATATCGTTGGATGGAAACACCGAGTTGGAAGAACTTCCAGAACGTATTCTATATGGAGCGAGGTACCTGAAGTCCGTCTCGTTACGGAGGTGCAGTTTGGCGACACTGCAGCCGACCCAGTTTCCCGTCGACACTCTCGCCTCTTTTCAGGCCGGGGGTAACCCGCTTTTGTGCAACTGTTCCATCCAGTGGCTGTGGAACGTGATCCGGTCCGAGGAGCACCGAAACGAGTCCCGACTGAAGGTAGACTCCTTGGACATCGTGTGTGCTGACGAGGAGTTTAAGGGCAAGAGGCTCATTTCGCTACCTGAAAGCTCGCTACGGTGTCACTTGAGTCCCCTTTATCTGTCGCTCTTCGCCAGTGGGTGCCTAATCACGACGGCGGCGATACTAGCCCTGATAGTCTACGTGACCAAGGCGAAAAGGAAGAAGCAGCCGGCGTACACCGCGCCTAGGCCCGAACTCCTCGTCTACGTCGGCCAGGGTAGTGAGCTGGACAAGAACACCGAGTCGTACAGCAGACGACTGATAGCCCAGCTTGAGGAGGTGGGCTACAACTCGCCTGGAAAGATGCAGTGGGATGCGCAACTGGCGCGACCCTCGCGGGACGCGAAAGACTTCAACCTCTACGAGACCCCGCAGTACGCAAGACCCAGTGTCCACGAGACGTCCACAGGGGTGTTGGTCCGGCCTCAGAGGTCCACCGACATCTTGGACCCCTACGCAAGGCAGGACGAAGCCTACGCCGTGGCGGACGTTACCTCGCTGCAAGAAGAAGCTCCGGAAGTACTCTCTCTCTACCATATGCAGAGCTCTACCAACAGGTCAAACTTCCCCCCTGTCGTCGACTATGATGCACCCTTCCACTACCAGAAGCAAAAGCCGCACATTGTTTTCGTCTGA
- the LOC124304323 gene encoding chondroadherin-like isoform X2 — protein sequence MAAGWWVLRVQFVAVMVAVMTGVSGLCPARCKCDDEFLRVSCISTGLDVVPIQLNPEIRHINLAGNRVTSLHLTFGFYGNLETLDLSSNLIHTLGSDNFNLQQNLLSLNVSFNSVQTISKNAFHGLNALRELDLSGNNITEIDKQALRFTSELESLNLSRNSLTSLPDGLLKNLHKIRTLVLNKNPLLEAPANNLALAPSLENLNLAYNLIQELHRDSLSSLPSLITLDLANNVIRGISEDAFDRLPGLLRLDLSGNNLTSVPTAPLSKLTMLSKLILSRNPLGSLQTIAFQNLFELRDLELEECLIARIHARSFADNINLEQISLDGNTELEELPERILYGARYLKSVSLRRCSLATLQPTQFPVDTLASFQAGGNPLLCNCSIQWLWNVIRSEEHRNESRLKVDSLDIVCADEEFKGKRLISLPESSLRCHLSPLYLSLFASGCLITTAAILALIVYVTKAKRKKQPAYTAPRPELLVYVGQGSELDKNTESYSRRLIAQLEEVGYNSPGKMQWDAQLARPSRDAKDFNLYETPQYARPSVHETSTGVLVRPQRSTDILDPYARQDEAYAVADVTSLQEEAPEVLSLYHMQSSTNRSNFPPVVDYDAPFHYQKQKPHIVFV from the coding sequence ATGGCAGCCGGCTGGTGGGTGTTACGGGTGCAGTTCGTGGCGGTAATGGTGGCCGTCATGACGGGCGTTAGTGGTCTTTGTCCGGCACGGTGTAAGTGCGACGACGAGTTTTTGCGCGTATCTTGCATCTCGACTGGCCTCGACGTCGTTCCTATTCAACTGAACCCGGAAATCCGGCACATCAACCTGGCCGGCAATAGAGTGACCAGTCTTCATCTGACCTTTGGGTTCTACGGCAATCTCGAGACCCTCGACCTCAGCTCGAACCTCATCCACACTCTAGGCTCTGACAATTTTAATCTCCAGCAGAACCTGCTCTCCCTAAACGTTAGCTTCAACTCCGTCCAGACGATTTCCAAGAACGCATTTCACGGCCTCAACGCCCTCAGGGAACTTGATCTTAGTGGGAACAACATAACGGAAATCGACAAGCAAGCACTCAGGTTCACCAGCGAATTGGAATCGTTGAATCTTAGCAGAAACTCCCTCACAAGTCTTCCAGATGGCCTGCTCAAGAACCTCCACAAAATCCGCACCCTGGTGCTGAACAAAAATCCTCTTCTTGAGGCTCCCGCCAACAACCTGGCTCTCGCGCCAAGCTTAGAAAACCTTAACCTCGCCTACAACCTCATACAAGAACTCCACAGAGACTCTCTGTCCTCCCTTCCGTCCCTGATCACTCTGGACCTTGCAAACAACGTGATAAGAGGCATTAGTGAGGACGCATTCGACCGTCTTCCGGGACTTTTGCGTCTCGATTTATCCGGGAACAACTTGACCTCGGTACCAACTGCTCCTCTTTCCAAACTGACCATGCTGTCGAAGCTGATACTCAGCCGAAATCCTCTAGGATCCCTCCAGACGATCGCCTTCCAAAACCTGTTTGAGCTTCGTGACCTTGAACTCGAGGAGTGCTTAATAGCGCGGATTCACGCCAGGTCATTCGCGGACAACATTAATCTCGAGCAGATATCGTTGGATGGAAACACCGAGTTGGAAGAACTTCCAGAACGTATTCTATATGGAGCGAGGTACCTGAAGTCCGTCTCGTTACGGAGGTGCAGTTTGGCGACACTGCAGCCGACCCAGTTTCCCGTCGACACTCTCGCCTCTTTTCAGGCCGGGGGTAACCCGCTTTTGTGCAACTGTTCCATCCAGTGGCTGTGGAACGTGATCCGGTCCGAGGAGCACCGAAACGAGTCCCGACTGAAGGTAGACTCCTTGGACATCGTGTGTGCTGACGAGGAGTTTAAGGGCAAGAGGCTCATTTCGCTACCTGAAAGCTCGCTACGGTGTCACTTGAGTCCCCTTTATCTGTCGCTCTTCGCCAGTGGGTGCCTAATCACGACGGCGGCGATACTAGCCCTGATAGTCTACGTGACCAAGGCGAAAAGGAAGAAGCAGCCGGCGTACACCGCGCCTAGGCCCGAACTCCTCGTCTACGTCGGCCAGGGTAGTGAGCTGGACAAGAACACCGAGTCGTACAGCAGACGACTGATAGCCCAGCTTGAGGAGGTGGGCTACAACTCGCCTGGAAAGATGCAGTGGGATGCGCAACTGGCGCGACCCTCGCGGGACGCGAAAGACTTCAACCTCTACGAGACCCCGCAGTACGCAAGACCCAGTGTCCACGAGACGTCCACAGGGGTGTTGGTCCGGCCTCAGAGGTCCACCGACATCTTGGACCCCTACGCAAGGCAGGACGAAGCCTACGCCGTGGCGGACGTTACCTCGCTGCAAGAAGAAGCTCCGGAAGTACTCTCTCTCTACCATATGCAGAGCTCTACCAACAGGTCAAACTTCCCCCCTGTCGTCGACTATGATGCACCCTTCCACTACCAGAAGCAAAAGCCGCACATTGTTTTCGTCTGA